CGGAGCTCAAGCCGAAGGTCGAGGCGGCCGCACCCCCCGCGGGAGACGCGCCCGCGGACTCCGGGACGCCCGCATCCGGGACGCCCGCACCCGAAACGCCCGCATCCGAAACGCCCGCATCCGAAACGCCCCAGACGCCCGCGGCCCCCGCGGAAGCCTGACGGGCGGGGCAAGGGAGGGTTCCGATGGCCAACATAAACATCAACCGTGTCATCCTCGCCGGCAACCTCACGCGGGATCCCGAGACGCGCTTCCTCCCTTCCGGGGTGGCCGTCACGAGCTTCAGCATCGCGGTGAATCGCCGCTACAAGGTGAACAACGAGGCCAAGGAAGAGGTCTCCTTCTTCGATGTCTCGGTGTTCGGGAAGACGGGCGAGAATTGCGCCGAGTACCTTTCCAAGGGGCGGTCCGTGCTGGTCGAGGGGCGCCTGAGGCAGCGCAGTTGGGAGACCGACGGCGTGAAGCGAAGCAAGATCGAGGTCGTGGCGGACAACGTCCAGTTCCTCGGCGCACCGCGCGGCGCGTCGGCCGAGCCTTCCGCACCGGCGGCTCCGGCTCCGGCGCCCGAATCGCAAGACGACGATATCCCGTTCTAAAAAAAAATACGATCCGGATTCCAAGGAGGTAACACCCGATGAGCACCCCGTACAAGCCCCGCCCGTCCTCCGGTCCCCGGCGCGACGACCATCGCGGCCCGGCCGGAGGAGGGAAGAAGCGGTACGTCCGCAAGAAGTTCTGCCGCTTCTGCGCGGAGAAAGAGCTCGCGATCGACTACAAAAACGCGTACATGATCAAGCAGTTCGTCTCCGAGCGGGGGAAGATCGTCCCCCGCCGCATCACGGGGAACTGCGCCAAGCACCAGCGGAAGCTGACGGTGGAGATCAAGAAGGCGCGGATCCTCGCGCTGATCGCCTTCACCGCCACGCAGGTCCGGTAGGGGCGCCCCGATGAAAATCATCCTGCGCGAGGACGTGGAAAAGCTGGGAAAGGCAGGCGAGATCGTCAAGGTCAAGGACGGATTCGGGCGGAACTACCTGATCCCGCAGAAGCTGGCGGTCCTGGCGAACGTACGGAACATGAAGACCCTCGATCACGATCGGCGCACGATCGAGGCGCGTTCGAAGAAGACCAAAAAGGCCGCCGAGGCGACGGCGGCGACGCTGTCCGCGGTCTCCCTCACCCTTCCCGCGAAAGCGGGGGAGGAGGGGAAGCTGTTCGGCGCCATCACGTCGCGGGACATCGCGGAGGCGCTCGGGAAGGCCGGCGTGACCGTCGACCGCAAGGCGATCCAGCTCGCCGACCCGATCAAGCAGGTGGGCGACTACAAGGTGAAG
The window above is part of the Deltaproteobacteria bacterium genome. Proteins encoded here:
- the ssb gene encoding single-stranded DNA-binding protein, which codes for MANININRVILAGNLTRDPETRFLPSGVAVTSFSIAVNRRYKVNNEAKEEVSFFDVSVFGKTGENCAEYLSKGRSVLVEGRLRQRSWETDGVKRSKIEVVADNVQFLGAPRGASAEPSAPAAPAPAPESQDDDIPF
- the rpsR gene encoding 30S ribosomal protein S18; this encodes MSTPYKPRPSSGPRRDDHRGPAGGGKKRYVRKKFCRFCAEKELAIDYKNAYMIKQFVSERGKIVPRRITGNCAKHQRKLTVEIKKARILALIAFTATQVR
- the rplI gene encoding 50S ribosomal protein L9; its protein translation is MKIILREDVEKLGKAGEIVKVKDGFGRNYLIPQKLAVLANVRNMKTLDHDRRTIEARSKKTKKAAEATAATLSAVSLTLPAKAGEEGKLFGAITSRDIAEALGKAGVTVDRKAIQLADPIKQVGDYKVKIRVAADVFPEISVSVVPEA